One window of Cucurbita pepo subsp. pepo cultivar mu-cu-16 chromosome LG19, ASM280686v2, whole genome shotgun sequence genomic DNA carries:
- the LOC111782336 gene encoding uncharacterized protein LOC111782336, giving the protein MAESICFFNKDTLILKPPKKSPLLLRMAVLMFAMVCSVYICSICVKQLNTHTKARFLRVQIAECPELSIRLKKLPPEHYPKPKTFSRAECSNNPVRLFAIVSMQRSGSGWFESLLNSHVNASSNGEVFSVLDRRKNITTIVQTLDRIYNLDWLSSASKNHCSAAVGFKWMLNQGLMQNHEEIAEYFNRRGVSTIFLFRRNLLRRMVSVLANSYDRYAKMLNGTHKSHVHSLEEAKALSKYKPVINATSLISDLEGMEATIAKALEYFGNTRHLILYYEDLINNRTRLKDVQEFLNLPPVELRSRQVKIHKGNLSDHIKNWEDVKVTLKGTAYEHLLQADY; this is encoded by the exons GATACTCTGATTCTAAAACCTCCCAAGAAATCTCCTCTATTGTTGAGAATGGCAGTTTTGATGTTTGCGATGGTCTGTAGTGTTTATATATGCTCAATCTGTGTGAAGCAGTTAAATACTCACACCAAGGCGAGATTTTTGAGGGTTCAAATAGCCGAATGTCCTGAGCTAAGTATTAGACTGAAGAAACTTCCTCCTGAGCATTATCCAAAACCCAAAACTTTTAGCAG GGCTGAATGCTCAAACAATCCAGTAAGACTCTTTGCGATTGTTTCGATGCAGAGGTCAGGAAGTGGATGGTTCGAGAGTCTTCTGAATAGTCATGTTAATGCAAGCTCTAATGGAGAAGTGTTTTCTGTTTTGGATCGGCGAAAGAATATTACCACAATTGTACAGACTCTGGATAGGATCTACAATTTGGACTGGCTCAGTAGTGCTTCTAAGAACCATTGTTCTGCAGCAGTTGGCTTCAAGTGGATGCTTAATCAG GGATTGATGCAGAATCATGAAGAAATAGCAGAGTACTTCAACCGTAGAGGTGTTTCTAcaatttttctctttcggagAAACCTACTACGTCGTATGGTTTCGGTTCTTGCAAATTCATATGACCGTTATGCTAAGATGTTGAATGGAACCCACAAATCACATGTGCATTCTCTTGAAGAg GCCAAAGCACTTTCCAAGTACAAACCTGTTATAAATGCTACCTCCTTGATCTCTGATTTGGAGGGAATGGAGGCAACAATTGCAAAGGCCTTAGAGTACTTTGGTAACACGAGGCACCTCATTTTGTACTATGAGGACCTAATCAATAATCGAACG AGACTGAAAGATGTACAAGAGTTTCTTAACCTGCCACCAGTGGAACTAAGAAGCCGTCAAGTTAAGATACACAAAGGAAACTTGTCCGATCACATCAAGAACTGGGAAGATGTTAAGGTTACTCTTAAAGGGACCGCTTATGAGCATCTTCTACAAGCAGATTACTGA